The DNA region ATAATTCAAATAGTTTTTTACCATTAATTAATGTAACAGTTTTAACTGGTGAATTAACAAAAGATTATTTAGAAAAAATCGAAAAAATAGATAAAAAAATACTTCTATGTAGAGATAACAAAAATCATATAGAGATTTATGTTGGTCCTTATGAAATGCAAAGTTCTAGAAAAGAGTTATTAGATAAATTTTTACAAAATGGTTTTAATAAAGCAATGTTAGTGGATTTAACACAAGAAGAATTTAATAAAAGATGTAATTATTAGAAAACTTTTTTATGAGTTTTCTAATATTTCAAAACATGATTTTGTAAAAATCTTTTTATTATCTATTTCAACCTTAAGTATATAAACTTCAGGTAAATAAGGTATTAAAAAGTTCTTTGGAAGTTTCTTTTCAATTAACTTTTCATCTGTTGCTATTTCTAAATAGTCACTTACTGGATATCTATGAATATCTTTTATTTTACCCAATACTATATCATCTTCAATTACATCACAATTTATAATATCAAACCAGAAATATTCATTATTTTCTAAACTACAATTTTCTTTAGTAAAATCTTCATTTGTAAATAATTCTTGATTTGTTAATTTTTTTGCAACATCGACATCTTCATAAGATTCAAATTTAATAACACTTTTTGATTTGTTAAAAGAAATAACTTTTAATTGTAGGCTTTTATTTGTAGTAAATGTAGCACCTTTTTTAAACTGTTCAGGAAAGTCAGTATCTAAATAGATTTTCAAATCACCTTTTAGTCCTACTGTCTTACCTAATTTTGCTACGTAAATCTTATCTTTAGACATTTGTTTTGTTATTAGTTCGATAACACTTGTATCTTATAAGATACACCATCTTTTGCTTTGCAACCATTTGCCATAACTTTAAGAGCATTAATCATATTACCATTTTTACCAATTAGTTTACCAATATCTGCACTATTAGCTTTAATTGTTATTTCAGTAAATGTATCATCTACTTTCTCTTCTGATACATTTACCTCTTCTGGTTTACTTACAATTAATTTGGCATAGTTTTCTATAAAATTTACTATCATGTGAATAAGCTAAAATTATTTAGTAGCTAATTTTTTAACTTTTTCAGAAGGTTTAGCTCCAACACTTAGCCAATAATTATATCTTTCTTCATCAATTTTTAGAACTTTTGGTTCAGATACTGGATTATAGTATCCAATTGATTCAATCCAACCTGAATCTCTTCTTTTTCTTGAGTCTGTTACAACAATTCTATAAAATGGTTTTTTATTTCTACCCATTCTTGTTAATCTAATTACTGTCATTTATTTTTCCTTTTATTTTTTGTTTATAGTATTGAATTCTAAACTCAAGAGTTAAGTTTACAATTCAATACTACAACTAGATAAATTTTTATTATCTAGGTATTTTTGGCATTCCACCAGGTCCCATTTGAGACAACATATTTTGTAAACCTTTCATTCCACCTTTTGAAGAAAGTTTTTTAGCCATTTTTGATGCATTTTTAAATTGTTTTAATATTTTATTAACTTGAACCTCTGATAATCCAGAACCATTTGCAATTCTTCTTTTTCTACTAGGATTAATTAAGCTAGGTTGTTCTCTCTCTTTTTTTGTCATAGAACTAATCATAGCTTTTATTCTTTTTATTTCATCAGAGTTTTCAAAATCCATATCTTTTAACGGACCTGCCATT from Malaciobacter molluscorum LMG 25693 includes:
- a CDS encoding KH domain-containing protein, coding for MIVNFIENYAKLIVSKPEEVNVSEEKVDDTFTEITIKANSADIGKLIGKNGNMINALKVMANGCKAKDGVSYKIQVLSN
- the rpsP gene encoding 30S ribosomal protein S16, whose product is MTVIRLTRMGRNKKPFYRIVVTDSRKRRDSGWIESIGYYNPVSEPKVLKIDEERYNYWLSVGAKPSEKVKKLATK
- the rimM gene encoding ribosome maturation factor RimM (Essential for efficient processing of 16S rRNA), giving the protein MSKDKIYVAKLGKTVGLKGDLKIYLDTDFPEQFKKGATFTTNKSLQLKVISFNKSKSVIKFESYEDVDVAKKLTNQELFTNEDFTKENCSLENNEYFWFDIINCDVIEDDIVLGKIKDIHRYPVSDYLEIATDEKLIEKKLPKNFLIPYLPEVYILKVEIDNKKIFTKSCFEILENS